In the genome of Brachypodium distachyon strain Bd21 chromosome 3, Brachypodium_distachyon_v3.0, whole genome shotgun sequence, the window AATTGCGTCCTGCATAACTAGATAAAGTGCCTAAGAGAGTAAAATATCCTTACATCGTGGAGTCAATTCAGGCCATGATTAGTACAATGAAAAATAAAGGTGAATTTTCACTCGTAAACTATATACCTTAACCTCGTTGTATAATTTCTTCTCCCATATATAGAGTTTCTGCAGGGTTAAAGATAAGCTTCTCCCTCCCACCACCTTCTCTCCTCCAATATCCAACTCTTCACCTCCATACACTGAATTCGGCAGTGCAATCGCCGACACCATCCGAGACGAAACTATTTCAAATAATCGATCCGTTAGTGACACGAAGCTTATCAGAATATATGCAAGTCAGGAACCAATGGCTCACCAAGTCATCATATAATCAACATCACTAAATTAATCAGAATACATGCAAGTTCTTGAAAGAACAAATAGCTCACCATGGTACACTGAGCTGCGGGAATGGTACCTCCGCTTCCTGGCCTCAAGGATTGGTGCGAGTGCCCTGACAGCATCTGCTGCTCGAACAAACTGCGCCTTGATCTTGCTGGCAATGTCGGCGCTCTCGGATGCCCTTCGGTGAGTCGGCATCGTAGGTGCGACATTAGGCTGCAATGGTGCCTGTTGTCGTGCCACGCTACCGCCGATGACCACTCCCTTGTCAACAACATGATTCTCCTCTTCATGGCCTTCGGCGATGCCACTGCTCACCCCGCTGACCGAGTTACGTCGGCTAAGGGCGCCGCCACTGCCTGGGGTGGAGTACTCGCTGGACACCTCCTTGACGACCACGTCGTCCTCCTCGAGCTCCGGgatgccctcctcctcccgcactTCCCGCGAGCACCTGCTCGGCGTGTACGGTGTCGTTGCCGTGGTCCCAGCGTTGACAGCATCATAACAGTAGTTGTCGTGCACTTCATAGTTGTCGAACACATTGAAGAAGTCCCACGAGCTCGccctcggcggcgacggcggtggtgCAGCCGCCCTACCTGCCACCGTGGGCTCGCCTCCATACGAATAATACCGCGGGTTCCCACCCGCCGGTTCGAAAGAGCCGAAGTAGACGCGCTCCGCCGGGGCCGCGCGCTGCTCGACAGCGACGGAGGCCGGGGGCGGGCGGCTCCGCGCGTAGTAGAGCTGCAGCGATCCTGGCGGGTACCCGAACGGAGGGTCAGGCGCGTAGCCGTACCCATAATGCGGGAACTGAAGCGCGTGCGGGTACGGGTGAGGGTGGCGGAACTGCTCTTGATGGCCGGCGAGGCGGTGGAGAGGCGATGAGGTCACGGAGCCTGACTCGGATCCAGAGGACGGCGCGAAGTTGATGTGCGACGAGGAGTGCGGAGGCGAGGCGGAgtcctgcggcggcggcggcggcggggaagggtCGACGCCCTTGCCCGCGGCGGGGAGCGTGAGCCGCGTCGGGGCAGACGCGGACACGAGGACGAGTTGGAGCGAGTTGGAGATGGACGCCAGGGAgtcggcgagcgcggcgtGCGCGTCGGCGAGCGCGTCGCGAtggcgcacggcggcggcgagcaggtCGGCGCGCCCTCGGCAGAGCGCCACGGCCTCCTGCTCGTCCAGCTTCGACCCTTTGCAAcccatggccgccggcttGCCGCTCAACCAATCTAATCAGTTCCCGAGTCTCACGAACGATCGGGTTCGGGTCGGCCCGGCCTTATAACTagccgcggcggcgtctcGCCATGATGATACCGACGAACTTGGGGTTTGATGGGGGAATGATATCGACGCGAAAGGAGCGGATGGGGGCAACGCGCGAGTTCTCTTGGTCTTTTACAACGACAGTGGACGGAGTGGAGCAAAGGGGAGGAGAGGTGGTGGGAATC includes:
- the LOC100832334 gene encoding nitrate regulatory gene2 protein, whose translation is MGCKGSKLDEQEAVALCRGRADLLAAAVRHRDALADAHAALADSLASISNSLQLVLVSASAPTRLTLPAAGKGVDPSPPPPPPQDSASPPHSSSHINFAPSSGSESGSVTSSPLHRLAGHQEQFRHPHPYPHALQFPHYGYGYAPDPPFGYPPGSLQLYYARSRPPPASVAVEQRAAPAERVYFGSFEPAGGNPRYYSYGGEPTVAGRAAAPPPSPPRASSWDFFNVFDNYEVHDNYCYDAVNAGTTATTPYTPSRCSREVREEEGIPELEEDDVVVKEVSSEYSTPGSGGALSRRNSVSGVSSGIAEGHEEENHVVDKGVVIGGSVARQQAPLQPNVAPTMPTHRRASESADIASKIKAQFVRAADAVRALAPILEARKRRYHSRSSVYHVSSRMVSAIALPNSVYGGEELDIGGEKVVGGRSLSLTLQKLYIWEKKLYNEVKSEEKMRLLLIKTSKRLKFLDQKGAEAHKIEATQNLVRKLSTKIRMAVRVIAKVSKKIDRVRDEELWPQIKALIQGFVNMWQDKLECYQIQCEAISEVKKLDSIVSGGISSDLAMELEVDLVKWIVNFSSWVSAQRSFVKALNGWLALCLNYQQEETPDGAPPYSPGRVGAPLVFVICNSWSQCMDRISEKDVVTAMQALVSSVRNLSEQKIVELSEQISVIREREKWNKILERKAMEISKETDTLNRKLALVPGRQSLLPMAKTYQAHFLEADNLHISLRRVLQALESFASSSLQAFQNTQRHAEEEMLSRENPKVS